From Flavobacterium sp. 102, a single genomic window includes:
- a CDS encoding diphosphomevalonate/mevalonate 3,5-bisphosphate decarboxylase family protein: MTKPFSTVIENGSFQWSAPSNIALVKYWGKKENQVPANPSVSFTLNNCKTITKLAFAKKESNSNFSFDLLFEGQPKEDFKPKIQKFLERIEIYCPFLKDYHFTIDTENTFPHSSGIASSASGMAALAMNIMSLEKALSRNFGTEMTDDFFNQKASFLARLGSGSACRSVKGSVVVWGNHAEINGSSDLFGVEFPSKIHDNFKNYQDTILLVDKGEKQVSSTVGHDLMHNHPFAEQRFAQAHENLSAIKKVLENGDLTQFIKIVESEALTLHAMMMTSIPYFILMKPNTLEIINEIWKFRNETNIPICFTLDAGANVHILYPENVRVQAMQFITTELVGYCQNGNYICDAIGLGSQLIIDN, from the coding sequence ATGACAAAACCATTTTCAACAGTAATCGAAAACGGAAGTTTTCAATGGAGTGCACCTAGTAATATTGCTTTAGTCAAATATTGGGGCAAAAAAGAGAATCAGGTTCCGGCCAATCCTTCAGTCAGTTTTACTTTGAACAATTGTAAAACAATTACCAAATTGGCTTTCGCCAAAAAAGAGAGTAATAGTAATTTCTCTTTCGATTTGCTGTTTGAAGGCCAACCCAAAGAAGATTTCAAACCGAAAATCCAAAAGTTCTTAGAACGTATTGAAATCTATTGTCCTTTTCTGAAAGATTATCATTTCACGATAGATACCGAAAACACTTTTCCGCACAGTTCAGGCATTGCTTCTTCCGCTTCAGGAATGGCTGCTTTGGCGATGAATATTATGTCTTTGGAAAAAGCTTTATCCCGAAACTTCGGGACGGAAATGACAGACGATTTCTTTAACCAAAAAGCTTCTTTCTTAGCCCGATTAGGTTCGGGAAGCGCTTGCAGAAGTGTAAAAGGAAGTGTTGTCGTTTGGGGCAATCATGCTGAAATCAATGGAAGCTCAGATTTGTTCGGAGTGGAATTTCCATCGAAGATTCACGACAATTTCAAGAATTACCAAGATACTATTCTCTTAGTGGATAAAGGCGAAAAGCAAGTTTCAAGTACGGTGGGACACGATTTAATGCACAATCATCCATTTGCTGAACAACGATTTGCGCAAGCACACGAAAATTTATCGGCTATCAAAAAAGTTTTGGAAAACGGCGATTTAACCCAATTTATAAAGATAGTCGAAAGCGAAGCTTTGACACTTCACGCGATGATGATGACCTCGATTCCTTATTTTATCCTAATGAAACCCAATACATTGGAAATCATCAATGAAATTTGGAAGTTTAGAAACGAAACGAATATTCCTATATGTTTTACCTTAGATGCCGGTGCCAACGTACATATTTTGTATCCCGAAAACGTTAGAGTTCAGGCAATGCAATTTATTACTACAGAATTAGTTGGCTATTGTCAAAATGGTAACTATATTTGTGATGCGATTGGACTTGGAAGTCAATTGATAATTGATAATTGA
- a CDS encoding four helix bundle protein, whose amino-acid sequence MEKKNVIKEKSFSFAIEVVSLYKVLVERKEFVLSKQLLRSGTSIGANVREAEHAQSKADFINKLSISLKEANETEYWIDLLFETKYLNQAEFENIKPKAVELLKLLTSIINTSKTK is encoded by the coding sequence ATGGAGAAGAAAAACGTTATCAAGGAGAAATCATTTTCTTTTGCGATTGAAGTTGTTTCTCTTTATAAAGTTTTAGTTGAAAGGAAAGAGTTTGTTTTGTCAAAACAATTGTTACGTTCTGGAACATCAATTGGAGCCAATGTCAGAGAAGCAGAACATGCTCAAAGCAAAGCAGATTTTATAAATAAATTATCTATTTCCCTTAAAGAAGCAAACGAAACTGAATATTGGATAGATTTATTGTTTGAAACCAAATATTTAAATCAAGCCGAATTTGAAAATATAAAACCAAAAGCAGTAGAATTATTAAAGTTACTAACTAGTATAATTAATACGTCAAAAACAAAATAA